Part of the Pseudomonas abietaniphila genome is shown below.
CTCGGCGCCGCCAGCTATCACCACTTCCCGGAGTGGGCGCGCCCGTTCACCCGCTTTGATCAGTGGCGTTACAGGCAATGGGAAGCACGCGTGTTCCGCCAGACCCGCGAACTGATCGCAGTCACCGAAGAAGACGCCAAGGGCCTGGCCCGGTTGAGCGCCAGAGCCACGGCGGTGGTGGTCAACGGCGTCGACTGCGATTACTACGCCAAAGTCTCCCCCGACCGCTACAGCCGACGCCTGCTGTTCATTGGCAACTACGAATACGGGCCGAATCTGGACGCTATGGAATGGGCGCTCGAACACATCATGCCCAAGGTCTGGAACCTCGACCCGATGGTGCGCATGACCGTAGGCGGCTATGCGCTGCCTGAAGAATGGAAAGAACGCTGGGCCGATCCGCGCATCGACTGGCTGGGGTTTGTGCCGGACCTGCGCACGGTCCAGAAGGAAGCGGCGATCTTCTTTGCGCCGCTGCGTGAAGGGGGCGGCTCCAAGCTCAAAGTGCTGGAGGCCATGGCCGCGGGCCTTGCAGTGGTCACCACCGAGCAAGGCTGTTCGGGGTTAAACGTGATCAATGGCACGCACTACCTGGGGTGCGAGGACGCACACGGTCTGGCGCTGCTGCTCGTTGAGGCCATCGAGCAACCCGCTCGACTGGCGAAAATCGGCGAGGCGGGCCGTGCCTACGTGCGCAGGCACCATGACTGGTCGGTGTCGGCCGCGCAGCTGGAAGGCATCTACTCTCGGGTTCACCAGCAGGAGGACGCTGACGCATGCGTGTAGGACTGGATTACCGCCCGGCGACTGGCTTTCCCAACAGCGGCATCGGCCGACAGAACATCGCGCTGGAGGACGCTTTCCGCGCACGGCCCGACGTGCAGCTGCAACTGTTCAGCATCGGGCCGCTCGGACATCCGGTTCGCAAGATTGCCCATTGCCCACGCTGGGCGACCCCGCTAAACGGCATTCACCGCTTACCAGAGCGCCTGCGTTTCGAAGCCTTCTTTCTCCCGGAGGCGTTGCGTGATGCGGAAATAGAGGTCTACATGGCCAACCTGAACATGGGGCTTCCAATGGGCCGCAAGCCTGCGGGCATGCGCTACATCCTGCAGCTTCATGACGTCTTCCAGCTGACCCTGAGCAACGCCCACGGATCGAAGATCAAGGCCAAGATCTACGGTCAGACCGATCGGCTGTCCATCGGTCATTCGGTCCGGGTCGCCGACCGCATCTGGACGCCGTCACAGTTCACGGCCGATGAAACCGTACGCCTGTTTCCCCATGCCCGGGACAAGGTACGGGTGCTGCCCAACCTGGTGGAAGGCTTCACCGCCGAACCCGCCGACCTCGAGACCCCGCTGCCCGAGCGTTACTGGTTGTGCGTGGGCACCCGCGAGCCGCGCAAGAACATCCCGTGGTTCGTCGAGGCCTGGCAGATCGCGCGCCGACAGTTTCCAAAAACCCCCGACCTGGTGCTGGTCGGTGGCCCTGCCGGATTGACCGGCACGCAACGTGAGCTGCCCGGTTTGCACATCGTCAGCGGTATCAGCGACGGCCAATTGCATCACGTCTACCGTCAGGCAGACCGCTTGTGGCATCCGTCTTACGGGGAGGGTTTCGGGTTGCCCGTCGTCGAAGCGCTGAGCGTCGGTACGCCGGTTGCGGTCGCCAGCGGTTCCTCCCTGGACGAGGTCACGCCCGACGGCAGCCCACGTTTCGCACCCGACGACCAGGCCGCGCTGGTGCGACTGATGGGCACGCTGTCCACCGAAGAAAAACACGACCCGGCGCCGCTGCTGGCATGGGCTCATCGTTACGGCGTCGAAGCGTATCGCCAGCGTTTCAATGAACTGCTGGACGAGTTGACCGGGGAGCCCGACTGATGCAATTGGCCATGCCCGTAGGCGTGTTCGTCGCACTGCTGTTCGGTGTGCTGGTCTGGGTGCTGCCCGCCATCAAGGTAACGGCGGCACTGATCGGTGTCGCCGCAGTGGTGACGATCATTCGCCGCCCGCTGCGTGGCCTGTTGCTGTTCGGTGTGCTGGCGACCTTTTTGCCCTACGCCACGGTGCAGATCGGCATCCGCACCACGGTGTCGGAAGCCCTGGTGATGCTGATCTGGGCCAGTCTGTTGGCGCATCGGCTGTTTGCCTTGTACAACCCGCCGCTGCAGCTGCTGCGCACCGAACGCTGGTTGATCGCCCTGATGATGTTCAGCGCCCTGCCCTTCGTGGCCGGGCAGTTGACGGTCAACGCCGACGGAAACGGGCCGGTCAACTGGGTGCGCTGGCTGTTCAATCTGTCCCCCCTGTTTCTCGTCCCTCGATTATTGAACGATGAAAAATCCCGTGAACAGATGACGGTCGCGCTTCTGCTGGGGACGCTGTTTCTGTTGCTGCTGTCGATTCCGGTGTACCTGAAGAGCGGCAGCTCGACGGCGATCATCTCGATCATCGGCGGGCTCGGCTACAGTAATCTGGACACTCTCAACGAAGGTTTATCCGGTCTGTCGACGCGTATGGGCACGCCGTGGACGCACCCCAACATCGCAGGCGGTGCATTGGCCATGCTGCTTCCGCTGGCATTCTGCATCGGCGTCACCCGCCAAGGAGCGGTGCGCACGCTGGGCCTGGCGGTGGCCGTGCTGGCGGCTGCCGGTCTGCTGTTCACAGGATCGCGCGGCGCCCTCCTGAGCCTGGTTCTGGTGATGTGCTGGATGGCACGCAGGCGGGTGCCGTATGTCGGCCGGTTACTGATGGCGGGCGTGTTTCTCGGTGCATTGCTGCTGATGTTCTACCCGCCGTTGCAAGAGCGATTGATCGGGCTGTTCTCCAGCAATGACGCCAGTACCGCGATCCGTTTCCAGGAATACTCGCACTTTCCCGACGCCATGAAGGTGTTCCCGCTGGGCATCGGCTTCAAGGTCGACCCACCGGTCCCCGGCACCGGGTTGTGGGGGATTTCCAATCTGTGGCTGAACTACGTCTACAAGCTGGGCATCCCCGGCATGCTGCTGTTCATTGCCGTCACCGTCAGTTGGTGGAAAGAAGCCCGGCTCGACCACAACACCGTGACGCTGAACCGTGACACCGCTTTGTGGCTCGGGACGCGCGCTGGCGTCCTGGCGGCGTTGCTGAGCGGATTCTTTGACCACTATTTCAGCTTCACCACGGTGCTGATTGCGCTGTTCTGGCTGCTGCTCGGGCTGAACCTGCACGAAGCCCGGCGCCTGGAGAAAAAGCGGCACAGCATGGCAACGGAACCAAGGGAGACACCATGAAACACCGCATGATGCATTCTCACGACCTGCGTCAACAATTGCCCGAATATGCGCGCAAGATGGGGGTCAGTGCGGAGGAACTCGAAGGCGCGTACGACTGGATGCTTGAAAACGACGTGTGCTTCGAAACACCGATGAAAGACAAGACCCTGTGTTTCATCAGCTACCTGAACATCGAGCCGCGCATCGAGCATCCCCTCGCCCGCCGCTTTTACCGGCTGCTCGGGAAAGAGACGCCAGGCGCCCTGATTCCGCTGTACGGGATCAACTGGCCGACCCTGCGCGACCGCATGCTGCGCACCTGGGAGCAGGCCTACAACATCCTCATCTGCAAGATCCCCAGCCATACGCTGCGGCTGTTATGGCTGCGCATGGGCGGGGCGAAGATCGGCAAGGGGTCGTCGGTGTGGCGCAACACGGAGATTCTCGGTGTCGATGGCCTGAGGATCGGTGACGACAGCACCGTCGGCTGGCACTGCCAACTGGACGCGCGTGGCGGTCTGATCATCGGTGACCACGTCACCATCGCCTCCCACGTCCTGATCATTGCCGGCGGCCACGACCTCAAG
Proteins encoded:
- a CDS encoding glycosyltransferase family 4 protein, producing the protein MRILWTLPYLPWPTTSGGKTRQYHLLRNLAARGHRITLLVQSKTELDDDTRAALEPWLERLIVIPRRPLRSVRTLLAVAFARPPMLASANGFSAPLQQQFEALLQEQWDVIQIEHSYSFQPFEEPLRRTGKHFIMTEHNVESGLGAASYHHFPEWARPFTRFDQWRYRQWEARVFRQTRELIAVTEEDAKGLARLSARATAVVVNGVDCDYYAKVSPDRYSRRLLFIGNYEYGPNLDAMEWALEHIMPKVWNLDPMVRMTVGGYALPEEWKERWADPRIDWLGFVPDLRTVQKEAAIFFAPLREGGGSKLKVLEAMAAGLAVVTTEQGCSGLNVINGTHYLGCEDAHGLALLLVEAIEQPARLAKIGEAGRAYVRRHHDWSVSAAQLEGIYSRVHQQEDADACV
- a CDS encoding glycosyltransferase family 4 protein, producing the protein MRVGLDYRPATGFPNSGIGRQNIALEDAFRARPDVQLQLFSIGPLGHPVRKIAHCPRWATPLNGIHRLPERLRFEAFFLPEALRDAEIEVYMANLNMGLPMGRKPAGMRYILQLHDVFQLTLSNAHGSKIKAKIYGQTDRLSIGHSVRVADRIWTPSQFTADETVRLFPHARDKVRVLPNLVEGFTAEPADLETPLPERYWLCVGTREPRKNIPWFVEAWQIARRQFPKTPDLVLVGGPAGLTGTQRELPGLHIVSGISDGQLHHVYRQADRLWHPSYGEGFGLPVVEALSVGTPVAVASGSSLDEVTPDGSPRFAPDDQAALVRLMGTLSTEEKHDPAPLLAWAHRYGVEAYRQRFNELLDELTGEPD
- a CDS encoding O-antigen ligase family protein, with amino-acid sequence MQLAMPVGVFVALLFGVLVWVLPAIKVTAALIGVAAVVTIIRRPLRGLLLFGVLATFLPYATVQIGIRTTVSEALVMLIWASLLAHRLFALYNPPLQLLRTERWLIALMMFSALPFVAGQLTVNADGNGPVNWVRWLFNLSPLFLVPRLLNDEKSREQMTVALLLGTLFLLLLSIPVYLKSGSSTAIISIIGGLGYSNLDTLNEGLSGLSTRMGTPWTHPNIAGGALAMLLPLAFCIGVTRQGAVRTLGLAVAVLAAAGLLFTGSRGALLSLVLVMCWMARRRVPYVGRLLMAGVFLGALLLMFYPPLQERLIGLFSSNDASTAIRFQEYSHFPDAMKVFPLGIGFKVDPPVPGTGLWGISNLWLNYVYKLGIPGMLLFIAVTVSWWKEARLDHNTVTLNRDTALWLGTRAGVLAALLSGFFDHYFSFTTVLIALFWLLLGLNLHEARRLEKKRHSMATEPRETP
- a CDS encoding acyltransferase gives rise to the protein MKHRMMHSHDLRQQLPEYARKMGVSAEELEGAYDWMLENDVCFETPMKDKTLCFISYLNIEPRIEHPLARRFYRLLGKETPGALIPLYGINWPTLRDRMLRTWEQAYNILICKIPSHTLRLLWLRMGGAKIGKGSSVWRNTEILGVDGLRIGDDSTVGWHCQLDARGGLIIGDHVTIASHVLIIAGGHDLKAPEFWAVGGPVFIRDYAWIASRALLSFGADIGEGAVVGGGSVVSKAIPPYAIVSGPNAEIKGERARGLNYKVGGKGLFTLFH